The following proteins are encoded in a genomic region of Natrarchaeobius halalkaliphilus:
- a CDS encoding DUF5812 family protein, with product MSEKTSTFVVTHAEDESAIVRDVETAQVHTLATNPGLEVHDVLEATVAPDPPLEVTWQVIAVENRRSIDLVDTDLEPTQHSKELAAGVDVGELVTEERAGTGAIHVVRVPEDEVDAAAQDVLHDDETIARAARLEAVRVEVRRSADGVVSVRYLPD from the coding sequence ATGAGCGAAAAGACGAGCACGTTCGTCGTCACCCACGCCGAGGACGAGTCGGCCATCGTTCGCGACGTCGAGACCGCACAGGTCCACACCCTCGCTACCAATCCCGGCCTCGAGGTTCACGACGTTCTCGAGGCGACCGTCGCGCCCGATCCGCCACTCGAGGTCACCTGGCAGGTGATCGCGGTCGAAAACCGGCGATCGATCGACCTGGTCGACACCGATCTCGAGCCGACCCAGCACTCGAAGGAGCTGGCGGCCGGCGTCGATGTCGGCGAGCTCGTTACGGAAGAGCGAGCCGGTACTGGCGCGATTCACGTCGTTCGCGTCCCAGAAGACGAGGTTGACGCTGCGGCACAGGACGTCCTCCACGACGACGAAACGATCGCGAGAGCGGCTCGACTCGAGGCGGTCCGCGTCGAGGTGCGACGATCCGCCGACGGCGTCGTGAGCGTTCGCTACCTTCCCGATTGA
- a CDS encoding glucose-6-phosphate isomerase, translating into MNVDIGNALASVSAPGVSRGSLEALDEQVAAAHERIETGRANREHGYEALNLPDRTDPETIRSAVEPIADADAIITVGIGGSALGAATITDALAGESETEAIYLDNVDPEWVSSRLERLPLERTAINVVSRSGTTAETLANFLVVRDAFESAGVDWTDRTIVTTGDSGPLRDLSDRHDLPSLKVPDGVPGRFSALSSVGLVAPAVCGHDLEALLEGAAAEADSLSGSLFECPAYAYGATTYALDARGAGINAMVPYSESLETSAEWFAQLWAESLGKDDLGQTPVRALGVTDQHSQLQLYRAGPRDKFVTFVTTRQRRDRSIPETDVEDLAYLGDATLGELLEAEFEATEASLAAAGRPNVRIELESVDEYELGGFLYGMEAACVLAGELYGVNTFEQPAVEWAKKATRGLLGGGAFEEAEAVAEKTELRIER; encoded by the coding sequence ATGAACGTCGATATCGGTAACGCACTCGCGTCCGTGTCCGCACCGGGCGTTTCGAGGGGATCGCTCGAGGCCCTGGACGAACAGGTAGCCGCGGCACACGAGCGCATCGAAACCGGACGGGCGAACCGAGAACACGGCTACGAAGCCCTGAATCTTCCCGACCGGACCGATCCGGAGACGATCCGATCGGCCGTCGAGCCGATCGCCGACGCGGACGCGATCATCACCGTCGGAATCGGCGGCAGCGCACTCGGCGCGGCGACGATCACGGACGCGCTCGCTGGGGAAAGCGAGACGGAGGCGATCTACCTCGACAACGTCGACCCCGAATGGGTCTCGAGTCGCCTCGAGCGACTCCCGCTCGAGAGGACGGCAATCAACGTCGTCTCGCGCTCGGGAACGACGGCCGAAACGCTCGCGAACTTCCTCGTCGTCCGCGATGCGTTCGAGTCCGCCGGCGTCGACTGGACGGACCGAACGATCGTCACGACCGGCGACTCCGGCCCGCTTCGAGACCTCTCGGACCGTCACGATCTCCCCTCGCTGAAGGTTCCCGACGGCGTTCCGGGTCGGTTCTCCGCGCTTTCGTCGGTCGGACTGGTCGCGCCAGCCGTCTGCGGCCACGATCTCGAGGCGCTACTCGAGGGCGCGGCGGCCGAAGCCGACTCGCTCAGTGGATCGCTGTTCGAGTGTCCGGCGTACGCCTACGGAGCGACGACGTACGCACTCGATGCGCGCGGTGCGGGCATCAACGCGATGGTTCCCTACAGCGAGTCGCTCGAGACCTCCGCCGAGTGGTTCGCCCAGCTGTGGGCCGAAAGCCTGGGGAAAGACGATCTCGGACAGACGCCGGTTCGGGCACTCGGTGTAACCGACCAGCACTCGCAGCTCCAGTTGTACCGGGCCGGGCCGCGGGACAAGTTCGTGACGTTCGTGACGACCCGCCAGCGCCGCGACCGATCGATCCCCGAAACGGACGTCGAGGACCTCGCGTACCTCGGGGATGCGACGCTCGGGGAGTTGCTCGAGGCGGAGTTCGAAGCGACGGAAGCGAGTCTCGCCGCTGCCGGACGGCCGAACGTCCGCATCGAACTCGAGTCCGTCGACGAGTACGAACTCGGCGGGTTCCTCTACGGAATGGAGGCCGCCTGCGTGCTCGCGGGCGAGCTGTACGGTGTGAACACGTTCGAACAGCCGGCCGTCGAGTGGGCGAAGAAGGCGACCCGAGGGTTGCTCGGCGGCGGCGCGTTCGAGGAGGCCGAGGCCGTCGCTGAGAAAACCGAACTCCGAATCGAGCGATAA
- a CDS encoding CPBP family intramembrane glutamic endopeptidase gives MTETVRTDAGSGTSAVVSGVGTGFAAVTMAALVVPIRRGVEAPSVWAGAAFAIVCVLAFLASRRTGIDRRIVSAVAAVSSAVVVIVSAYALNQGITASVPLPIGSWSLSLVFVAFFTAGLTAGIGVAQFVGIDGGGLKDRSLHTTSLTVLGLGGLVAAQVATALVALPLMLVIGTLSLTQLVVVSQLGMALGTGAVAIGYLVYRGDGLSYLDLEMPTVRDALWIVAGVFVLFGALMAISAVFYTVGVESSEHGTAQQAQTNPEILLVLIPASLLIIGPFEELLYRNVIQKSLYETFSRYGAVVVGSVVFAIVHVLAYGTAGPGEVIASLGVIFGLSLVLGTIYERTENLVVPAVIHGIYNAILFTNLYAMYA, from the coding sequence ATGACCGAGACTGTGCGGACCGATGCCGGCTCCGGTACGTCCGCGGTCGTTTCCGGCGTTGGAACCGGATTCGCGGCCGTGACGATGGCAGCCCTCGTCGTTCCGATCCGTCGCGGCGTCGAAGCACCCAGCGTGTGGGCCGGAGCCGCCTTCGCCATCGTCTGCGTTCTCGCCTTCCTCGCCAGTCGTCGCACGGGAATCGACCGACGGATCGTCTCCGCCGTCGCCGCCGTCTCGAGCGCCGTCGTCGTGATCGTTTCTGCGTACGCGCTGAATCAAGGGATCACCGCCTCGGTACCTCTCCCCATCGGTAGCTGGTCCCTTTCGCTCGTCTTCGTCGCGTTCTTCACCGCCGGACTCACCGCCGGAATCGGCGTCGCACAGTTCGTCGGAATCGACGGAGGCGGGCTCAAAGATCGAAGCCTGCACACCACGTCGCTGACGGTGCTCGGGCTCGGTGGACTTGTCGCCGCACAGGTCGCGACGGCGTTGGTCGCGCTCCCGTTGATGCTCGTCATCGGGACGCTTTCGCTGACACAACTCGTCGTCGTGAGTCAATTGGGGATGGCCCTGGGAACGGGTGCCGTCGCGATCGGTTATCTCGTCTATCGGGGCGACGGACTGTCCTATCTCGATCTCGAGATGCCGACGGTTCGGGACGCTCTCTGGATCGTCGCCGGCGTATTCGTCCTCTTTGGCGCGCTCATGGCGATTTCGGCGGTGTTCTACACCGTCGGTGTCGAGAGCTCCGAGCACGGAACGGCCCAGCAAGCACAGACGAATCCGGAAATCCTCCTGGTGTTGATCCCCGCCTCGCTGTTGATCATCGGCCCTTTCGAGGAGTTGCTCTACCGGAACGTGATCCAGAAATCCCTGTACGAGACGTTCTCTCGCTACGGTGCCGTCGTCGTCGGCAGCGTCGTGTTCGCGATCGTCCACGTTCTGGCCTACGGCACCGCTGGTCCGGGCGAGGTCATCGCGAGTCTCGGCGTCATCTTCGGGCTCTCGCTCGTACTGGGAACGATCTACGAGCGGACGGAAAACCTCGTGGTACCCGCCGTGATTCACGGAATCTACAACGCGATTCTCTTTACGAACCTTTACGCGATGTATGCGTGA
- a CDS encoding NOB1 family endonuclease: MYILDSSAFIHDFHTTEQTATIPLVRDELEDESAYRYDAMEGSGMHIHIPNEDTTEKVRRAAKESGDLEVLSDTDVRLVAASFELDGTLVTDDYAMQNVSEKLNVAVEVIAREGIDEQRHWTFQCQGCGREFDEEKDRCPICGSELTRKNPT; the protein is encoded by the coding sequence ATGTACATTCTCGACTCCTCGGCTTTTATTCACGACTTTCACACGACAGAACAGACTGCAACGATCCCGCTCGTTCGCGACGAACTCGAGGACGAGAGCGCCTATCGCTACGACGCGATGGAAGGCTCTGGGATGCACATTCACATCCCCAACGAGGATACGACCGAGAAGGTCAGACGCGCCGCAAAAGAGTCCGGCGATCTCGAGGTGCTCTCGGATACCGACGTTCGACTCGTCGCCGCGAGTTTCGAACTCGACGGGACGCTCGTCACCGACGATTACGCGATGCAGAACGTCTCCGAGAAGTTAAACGTCGCCGTCGAAGTCATCGCCCGGGAGGGTATCGACGAACAGCGCCACTGGACGTTCCAGTGCCAGGGCTGTGGACGCGAGTTCGACGAGGAGAAAGATCGCTGTCCGATCTGTGGCTCCGAACTCACGCGGAAAAACCCCACCTGA
- a CDS encoding PRC-barrel domain-containing protein has protein sequence MSDILAENLSGKSVMGSDGTELGLLYNITMDLKSGSLHNLIVEPDEALPSNAIDFDVDEAGRFLVPVNRVQAVKDYIVVKR, from the coding sequence ATGAGCGATATACTCGCTGAAAACCTCTCGGGTAAATCCGTCATGGGCTCCGACGGAACCGAGCTCGGATTGCTCTACAACATCACGATGGATCTCAAATCGGGATCCCTTCACAACCTCATCGTCGAACCCGACGAGGCACTCCCGTCCAACGCGATCGATTTCGACGTCGACGAGGCCGGTCGGTTCCTCGTCCCCGTCAACCGCGTTCAGGCGGTCAAAGACTACATCGTCGTCAAGCGCTAA
- the infB gene encoding translation initiation factor IF-2 has protein sequence MSEPDADTLDPTSLRTPIVAVLGHVDHGKTSLLDKIRGSAVIEGEAGAITQHIGATAVPLDIISTIAGDLVDPDDFDLPGLLFIDTPGHHSFTTLRSRGGALADIAILVVDVNDGFQPQTLEALDILKRSETPFIVAANKIDTVPGWNPNEDSPINATYDAQSDRVTGRLDESLYTIIGNLSDEGFSADLYWRVQNFQRNVGVVPVSAMTGEGVPDLLAVMMGLSQRYMKAEMEIDVQGPGVGTVLEVKEEKGFGTTIDTVLYDGTIRADDQVVIGGMNDPIVTEVRALLQPRPLAEIRTESRFEKVEEVSAAAGIKVAAPDLADAMAGAPVRVVRNRELEEVVHEVEAELADIAVDTEEQGVVVKADTLGSLEAMADALSEVELPIVHAEVGDVAPRDVSVASTAEDPKQQVILGFNVDVLSDAERRAEIDDVTVFTDEVIYQLIEEYEEFVDELERAQQDTILENIVRPARFRILPDHTFRQNDPAVVGVEVNAGTIQNNANVVKFEGTEPERVGQVKGIQEQGEDVDEARAGNRVSVAIDGPTVGRQIEEDDELWIEIPEKHAKILEQELTSEIPGDELEALNMYLDRQRKRDPFWGK, from the coding sequence ATGTCGGAACCGGACGCAGACACTCTCGACCCTACATCCCTCAGAACTCCGATCGTCGCCGTCCTCGGACACGTCGATCACGGAAAGACCAGTCTCCTCGACAAGATCCGCGGCTCCGCGGTCATCGAGGGCGAAGCAGGCGCGATCACCCAGCACATCGGTGCAACGGCGGTCCCGCTCGACATCATCTCGACGATAGCGGGTGATCTCGTCGACCCCGACGACTTCGACCTGCCGGGCTTGCTGTTCATCGATACGCCCGGTCATCACTCCTTTACCACGCTTCGCTCGCGCGGCGGGGCGCTCGCGGACATCGCCATCCTCGTCGTCGACGTCAACGATGGCTTCCAGCCACAGACGCTCGAGGCCCTCGACATCTTGAAGCGCTCGGAGACGCCGTTCATCGTCGCGGCGAACAAAATCGATACCGTCCCGGGCTGGAACCCGAACGAGGACTCACCGATCAACGCGACTTACGACGCCCAGAGCGACCGCGTCACCGGTCGGCTCGACGAGAGCCTCTATACGATCATCGGCAACCTCTCGGACGAAGGGTTCTCCGCGGACCTCTACTGGCGCGTGCAGAACTTCCAGCGCAACGTCGGCGTCGTCCCCGTCTCCGCGATGACGGGCGAGGGCGTCCCCGACCTGCTCGCGGTCATGATGGGGCTCTCCCAGCGCTACATGAAAGCGGAAATGGAGATCGACGTCCAGGGGCCGGGCGTCGGTACCGTCCTCGAGGTCAAAGAGGAGAAAGGGTTCGGGACGACGATCGACACCGTCCTCTACGACGGGACGATCCGCGCCGACGATCAGGTCGTCATCGGCGGAATGAACGATCCGATCGTCACCGAGGTTCGCGCGTTGCTCCAGCCCCGGCCGCTCGCTGAGATCCGAACCGAAAGCCGATTCGAAAAGGTCGAGGAGGTGTCGGCTGCGGCCGGGATCAAAGTCGCCGCCCCCGATCTGGCGGATGCGATGGCCGGCGCACCGGTTCGCGTCGTTCGAAACCGAGAGCTCGAGGAGGTCGTCCACGAGGTCGAAGCCGAACTCGCGGACATCGCCGTCGACACCGAAGAGCAGGGCGTCGTCGTCAAAGCGGACACCCTGGGGAGTCTCGAGGCGATGGCCGACGCGCTTTCGGAGGTCGAGCTTCCGATCGTTCACGCGGAGGTGGGTGACGTCGCCCCGCGGGACGTCTCGGTCGCTTCGACGGCCGAAGACCCCAAACAGCAGGTTATCCTCGGCTTCAACGTCGACGTACTCAGCGACGCCGAACGACGCGCCGAGATCGACGACGTGACGGTCTTTACCGACGAGGTCATCTACCAGCTGATCGAGGAGTACGAGGAGTTCGTCGACGAACTCGAGCGCGCACAGCAAGACACCATCCTCGAGAACATCGTGCGACCGGCCCGGTTCCGGATCCTGCCGGATCACACGTTCCGCCAGAACGACCCCGCGGTGGTCGGCGTCGAGGTGAACGCCGGAACGATCCAGAACAACGCGAACGTCGTGAAGTTCGAGGGGACCGAGCCCGAGCGCGTCGGCCAGGTCAAAGGCATCCAGGAGCAGGGTGAAGACGTCGACGAGGCCCGTGCGGGCAACCGCGTCTCGGTCGCGATCGACGGGCCAACCGTTGGCCGCCAGATCGAAGAGGACGACGAACTCTGGATCGAAATTCCCGAGAAACACGCGAAGATCCTGGAGCAAGAACTCACGAGCGAGATTCCGGGCGACGAACTCGAGGCGCTGAACATGTACCTAGACAGGCAGCGAAAACGCGACCCGTTCTGGGGCAAATAA